In Coturnix japonica isolate 7356 chromosome 7, Coturnix japonica 2.1, whole genome shotgun sequence, one DNA window encodes the following:
- the SLC19A1 gene encoding reduced folate transporter produces the protein MTVPRREPLPQHSAVAMPQRDEGKKPPVETAPEQRWKLQVFYLCFYGFMTQIRPGESFITPYLLGSKNFTRVEVTNEITPVLTYSYMVVLVPIFLLTDYLRYKPVLVLQSLSHISIWLLLVLGTSVLAMQLMEFFYGITMAARIAYSSYIFSLVAPSRYQRMASYSRSSVLLGVFTSSVLGQLCVTLGSVRFLTLNYISLGFVTFGLLLTLFLERPKRSLFFNRAEVACNGASPTELDKMAGGDKMDSGDKADGGKVMGGWRQAVLCRMLREVCTVAKQPRLQLWSFWWIFNSAGYYLVLYYVQILWNDIYPARDNQRVYNGGVDAASTLLGAIASFAAGYLKIRWALWSALVIGVVTAIQAGLLLLMNTTGNIWLCYMAYVLFRGSYQFLVPIAIFQIATSLSKELCALVFGVNTFFGTVLKTVITIIVADKRGLGLSVHPQFYVYFGYFSLLALVYLLMATVVVIRHSRHAQPPELIPIEGQVQEKSPEAATVQA, from the exons ATGACAGTGCCCAGGCGTGAGCCCCTgccccagcacagtgctgtcgCCATGCCCCAACGGGACGAGGGCAAGAAGCCGCCCGTGGAGACAGCTCCGGAGCAGCGCTGGAAGCTGCAGGTCTTCTACCTGTGCTTCTATGGCTTCATGACACAGATCCGGCCTGGGGAGAGCTTCATCACACCCTACCTGCTGGGATCCAAGAACTTCACACGGGTGGAG GTGACTAATGAGATCACGCCGGTGCTGACGTACTCCTACATGGTGGTGCTGGTGCCCATCTTCCTGCTGACGGACTACCTGCGCTACAAgccagtgctggtgctgcagagcctgaGCCACATCTCCATCTGGCTTCTACTGGTGCTGGGCACCTCCGTTTTGGCCATGCAGCTGATGGAGTTTTTCTACGGCATCACCATGGCTGCACGTATCGCCTACTCCTCCTACATCTTCTCCCTTGTAGCCCCGTCCCGCTACCAGCGCATGGCCAGCTACTCCCGCTCCTCCGTCCTCCTGGGCGTCTTCACCAGCTCggtgctggggcagctctgtgtcACACTTGGCAGCGTTCGCTTCCTCACCCTCAACTACATCTCGTTGGGCTTCGTCACCTTCGGCCTGCTCCTCACCCTCTTCCTGGAACGGCCCAAGCGCAGCCTCTTCTTCAACAGGGCCGAGGTGGCCTGCAATGGTGCCTCACCCACTGAGCTGGATAAGATGGCTGGTGGGGACAAGATGGACAGCGGGGACAAGGCAGACGGTGGGAAGGTGATGGGGGGCTGGCGTCAAGCCGTGCTGTGCCGCATGCTGCGGGAGGTGTGCACGGTGGCCAAGCAGCCCCGGCTCCAGCTCTGGTCCTTCTGGTGGATCTTCAATTCAGCTGGCTACTACCTGGTACTGTACTACGTGCAGATCCTCTGGAACGACATCTACCCGGCCAGGGACAACCAGCGGGTGTACAATGGTGGGGTGGACGCCGCCTCCACGCTGCTGG GAGCCATCGCCTCCTTCGCGGCTGGCTACTTGAAGATCCGCTGGGCACTGTGGTCAGCGCTGGTGATTGGGGTGGTGACAGCCATacaagcagggctgctgctACTCATGAACACCACCGGAAACATCTGGCTCTGCTACATGGCCTATGTCCTCTTCCGTGGCTCCTATCAGTTTCTGGTTCCCATTGCCAT TTTCCAGATAGCTACCTCCTTATCCAAAGAGCTCTGCGCCCTCGTCTTCGGGGTCAACACGTTCTTTGGCACCGTGCTGAAGACCGTCATCACCATCATTGTGGCTGACAAGAGGGGCTTGGGCCTCTCTGTGCACCCCCAG TTCTATGTCTACTTTGGCTACTTTTCACTGCTGGCACTGGTCTACCTGCTGATGGCCACGGTGGTGGTCATCCGACACAGCCGCCATGCGCAGCCACCAGAGCTGATCCCCATTGAGGGGCAGGTGCAGGAGAAGAGCCCTGAGGCAGCTACTGTGCAAGCCTGA